A window from Entomoplasma freundtii encodes these proteins:
- a CDS encoding DHH family phosphoesterase: MKEFQEIINAIKQFDKIIILRHILPDGDAYGFQFGLRNIIKLNWPDKTVKISGKPNSRLNFIGHDFDTITDQDFSDSLVIIGDTANKARIDETNRWQLAKKIIKIDHHPSDDSYGDINLVRPDYCACSELLAHFIQSENLKIDAPTAKIIYHGIVTDSDRFLVRFPQPRTFELAAFLLKQGFDLAALYQEMYAVEKEDLGFRSYVYNNFKTTDKGVAYLFLTQENLAKLKVTSDHAAYDYVALLGNLKDCPIWAFFCEGQNGEIRGELRSHNLVINEIARKYGGGGHRTSSGVRLKDFISATRVINDLNDLIGEVHG; encoded by the coding sequence ATGAAGGAATTCCAAGAAATTATCAATGCGATTAAACAATTCGATAAAATTATTATTCTTCGCCATATTTTGCCCGATGGGGATGCCTATGGGTTTCAATTTGGTCTCCGAAATATAATTAAATTAAATTGGCCAGATAAGACCGTTAAAATTAGCGGTAAGCCAAATTCGCGTCTTAATTTTATTGGGCATGACTTTGATACCATTACTGACCAAGATTTTAGCGATAGTCTTGTAATTATTGGCGATACAGCTAATAAAGCCCGTATTGATGAAACAAACCGTTGACAACTTGCTAAAAAAATCATTAAAATTGACCACCATCCTAGTGACGATTCTTATGGTGATATTAATTTAGTCCGTCCTGATTATTGTGCTTGTTCTGAACTTTTAGCACATTTTATCCAAAGTGAAAATCTTAAGATTGATGCTCCAACGGCTAAAATTATTTACCATGGGATTGTGACTGATTCTGACCGTTTTCTTGTGCGGTTCCCGCAACCACGCACATTCGAACTCGCTGCTTTTCTATTAAAGCAAGGGTTTGATTTAGCTGCGCTTTATCAAGAGATGTATGCAGTTGAAAAAGAGGATTTAGGCTTTAGATCATATGTCTATAATAATTTCAAAACAACCGATAAGGGGGTTGCTTACCTTTTTCTTACTCAAGAAAATTTAGCCAAACTTAAGGTGACTTCTGATCATGCTGCCTATGATTATGTCGCTCTTCTTGGGAATCTTAAGGATTGCCCCATTTGAGCCTTTTTCTGCGAAGGTCAGAATGGAGAAATCCGTGGAGAACTACGGTCACATAATTTAGTTATTAATGAAATAGCTAGAAAATATGGCGGTGGTGGACACCGCACTTCATCTGGGGTAAGGCTAAAAGACTTTATTTCAGCCACTCGTGTTATTAATGATTTAAATGACTTGATAGGAGAAGTTCATGGCTAA
- the gyrA gene encoding DNA gyrase subunit A → MSEDNKELKPFNHGKIEPIDIAAEIRKDFLEYAMSVIVSRALPDLKDGLKPVQRRIIYAMDDLGITADKPHKKSARIVGEVIGKYHPHGDTAVYEAMVRMAQDFSFRYPLVDGHGNFGSIDGDGAAAMRYTEARLTKVSQQLIADIDMDTVPFIDNYDASEKEPAYLTGYFPNLLANGAVGIAVGMATSIPPHNLREVVGAINAYIDNPNITIDEILDNHILGPDFPTGALVTVGNRMREGYHTGRGSVTVRAKISIEEDNRHSRLIITEIPYQTNKARIIERIAELAKEKTIEGISDIRDESNYKGMRVVIDLKRDANPEVVLSKIYKYTALQSSFSLNLLALHNNIPTLLDLKTIIKNYVEYQINIIIKRSLFEKNKLEKRFHILEALNKALDDVDNVIQILRSSKTSEEAKTKLTTSFGFDEEQNKAILDIRLQRLVALERTKIMEEMDQIKIRLTYLNNLIQEPSAQNSALKSHLQTIADKFGDDRRSQPISESSINIDDEELIPDLKMMVVLSQDGYIRRIDPEEFRVQKRGGRGVMVNSNHDDPIVLATMGKTHDWILFFTNSGKVFRTKGYNIRKYSRTNRGLPIVNFLNGLEPKDQITAILPLRNKKEKFKYLTFVTAKGQIKRTPLDQFDKINQNGKIAISLRDGDELVTAFPTTGNDTIMIANRSGKVIRINEDLVRPLSRTASGVKAIKLDEGDTVVGAVTSFKVEHVTTLSSKGSFKKTALDQYRISGRNGKGIKVMNLNDGKFAAILAARETDLLLIISSDGNLIKVRASDIPTLGRSTAGVRGIRLQEGSEIQAVTLQYRKHGEENQDFEED, encoded by the coding sequence ATGAGCGAAGATAATAAAGAATTAAAACCGTTCAACCATGGCAAAATCGAGCCCATCGATATTGCCGCCGAAATTCGAAAGGACTTTTTAGAATACGCCATGAGCGTTATTGTATCGCGAGCTTTACCCGATTTAAAAGATGGTTTAAAACCGGTACAACGTCGAATTATTTACGCAATGGATGACTTAGGAATCACTGCTGATAAACCTCATAAAAAATCAGCTCGTATTGTTGGAGAAGTAATTGGTAAATATCACCCCCATGGTGATACAGCGGTTTATGAAGCAATGGTCCGCATGGCTCAAGATTTTTCTTTCCGCTACCCTTTGGTTGATGGTCACGGAAACTTTGGTTCAATCGATGGTGATGGGGCTGCGGCAATGCGTTATACTGAAGCGCGGTTGACAAAAGTTTCTCAACAACTAATTGCAGATATTGATATGGACACGGTGCCATTTATTGATAACTACGATGCTAGTGAAAAAGAACCTGCCTATTTAACCGGTTATTTTCCGAACCTTTTGGCCAATGGAGCTGTTGGAATTGCGGTGGGGATGGCTACATCAATTCCACCCCATAATCTTCGTGAAGTGGTTGGAGCAATTAATGCCTATATTGATAACCCTAACATCACCATTGACGAAATTTTAGATAACCACATTTTGGGTCCTGATTTTCCAACCGGAGCTTTGGTAACGGTTGGAAATCGAATGCGTGAAGGCTACCATACTGGACGTGGATCGGTAACGGTTCGTGCCAAGATTTCTATTGAAGAAGATAATCGTCATTCGCGTTTAATAATTACCGAAATCCCTTACCAAACAAATAAAGCTCGCATCATTGAACGAATTGCTGAACTAGCCAAAGAAAAAACCATTGAAGGCATTAGTGATATTCGCGATGAATCAAATTACAAAGGAATGCGTGTTGTAATTGATTTAAAACGTGATGCAAATCCCGAAGTGGTCTTATCAAAAATTTATAAATATACGGCTTTACAATCAAGTTTCTCTTTAAATTTACTAGCCTTACATAATAACATTCCGACACTTTTAGACTTAAAAACAATTATTAAAAACTATGTTGAATACCAAATCAATATCATCATTAAACGTTCATTATTTGAAAAAAACAAATTAGAAAAACGTTTTCATATTTTGGAAGCCCTAAATAAAGCGCTTGATGATGTTGATAATGTTATTCAAATTCTTCGTAGTTCAAAGACTAGTGAAGAAGCTAAGACTAAACTAACAACAAGCTTTGGTTTTGATGAAGAACAAAATAAGGCCATTCTCGATATTCGTCTTCAACGTTTGGTTGCTTTAGAGCGTACTAAAATTATGGAAGAAATGGACCAAATTAAAATTCGTTTAACTTACTTAAATAATTTAATTCAAGAACCAAGTGCTCAAAATAGTGCCCTCAAGTCTCATTTGCAAACGATTGCTGACAAATTCGGTGATGATCGTCGTAGTCAACCAATTAGTGAATCATCAATTAATATTGATGATGAAGAGCTAATCCCTGATTTAAAAATGATGGTGGTGCTCTCACAAGATGGCTATATTCGTCGGATTGATCCAGAAGAATTCCGCGTTCAAAAACGTGGAGGTCGTGGAGTCATGGTTAACTCCAATCACGATGACCCAATTGTTTTAGCGACAATGGGGAAAACTCATGATTGAATTCTTTTCTTTACTAATTCTGGTAAAGTTTTCCGCACAAAAGGTTATAACATTCGTAAATACTCGCGAACTAATCGTGGGTTACCAATTGTTAACTTCTTAAACGGTTTAGAGCCAAAAGACCAAATTACAGCGATTTTACCGTTGCGTAACAAAAAAGAAAAGTTCAAATACCTAACTTTCGTGACGGCTAAAGGACAAATTAAACGAACCCCGTTAGACCAATTTGACAAAATTAACCAAAATGGAAAAATTGCGATTTCCTTAAGAGATGGTGACGAATTGGTCACTGCTTTTCCAACAACGGGCAACGACACAATTATGATTGCCAACCGAAGTGGAAAAGTGATTCGTATTAACGAAGATTTAGTTAGACCACTTTCAAGAACTGCTAGTGGAGTTAAAGCGATTAAACTTGATGAAGGTGATACGGTTGTTGGAGCCGTTACCTCCTTTAAAGTTGAACACGTAACTACCCTTTCTTCAAAAGGAAGTTTCAAAAAGACTGCTCTTGACCAATACCGTATTTCTGGCCGCAACGGAAAAGGTATTAAGGTTATGAACCTTAACGATGGAAAATTTGCCGCCATTTTAGCGGCTCGTGAAACCGATCTTTTATTAATCATTTCTAGTGATGGAAATTTAATTAAAGTTCGTGCTTCAGATATTCCGACCCTTGGTCGTTCAACTGCGGGGGTTAGAGGAATTCGTCTCCAAGAAGGTAGTGAAATTCAAGCGGTCACTTTGCAATATCGTAAGCATGGTGAGGAAAACCAAGACTTCGAAGAAGATTAA
- a CDS encoding MFS transporter produces MAKDVVNRPEDGGEKSLQSQTPVTSSSKKQWFKFLNVKENVEALKPENIYDFVLHKEYKKNQNIVFWTVFVSYMVYYITRKQWTVVGSQLMANGTIGTSEYALIGLIFSIAYGVSKFVSSPLSDTKSNKWLLGLGLIGAGIINFLLGLSWLQTVPVLTPIILSCILMVAIGWVHSFGATPSVRFFYNWFPNKSRRNRIISWNVAHNIGSAMATFIILGSFTLFSEVFGTLSYFILPSIISLVMGVMVIILLKDTPESVGLPPLKEYYKMNLIGEKRQQQNKGVDESTKSWSYFFVKYILKNKFVWFLAISNLLIYTLRMGLSDWSLMFLKDVHNYDMKKEGKWIYSMFDWGGLAFTLIIGLLANKYLKHFVPLTIGVISIATLALVGIWLTGGLKSIAPLVCFMLLAGFIFIPQCFLPIMVSEFSHHKVVSTAGGVLGIAGYLGDALMSKVIIGFGLINVSWNAVFIFLIACGCLGAVILVPMMKEQVSQ; encoded by the coding sequence ATGGCTAAAGACGTAGTTAATCGTCCAGAAGACGGAGGCGAGAAATCATTACAATCACAAACTCCTGTAACGTCATCGAGTAAAAAACAATGGTTTAAATTTTTGAATGTGAAGGAAAATGTTGAAGCTTTAAAACCAGAAAATATTTATGACTTCGTCCTTCACAAGGAATACAAAAAGAACCAAAACATAGTTTTTTGAACAGTTTTCGTTAGTTATATGGTTTATTACATTACCCGTAAACAATGGACCGTTGTCGGAAGCCAATTAATGGCTAACGGCACCATTGGGACTTCCGAATATGCCTTGATTGGATTAATTTTCTCAATTGCCTACGGGGTTTCAAAGTTTGTGTCTTCCCCACTTTCTGATACAAAGTCCAATAAATGACTTTTAGGGTTAGGCTTAATTGGCGCTGGAATAATTAACTTTTTATTGGGGCTTAGTTGGTTACAAACAGTACCGGTGCTAACACCAATTATTTTGAGTTGTATTTTAATGGTTGCTATTGGTTGGGTGCATAGTTTTGGAGCGACTCCATCAGTTCGTTTCTTCTATAATTGATTCCCTAACAAAAGTCGTCGGAACAGGATTATTTCTTGAAATGTAGCTCATAACATTGGGAGCGCAATGGCCACTTTCATTATTTTGGGGTCATTTACTTTGTTCTCGGAAGTTTTTGGTACTTTAAGTTATTTTATTCTTCCAAGTATCATTAGTTTGGTGATGGGAGTCATGGTTATTATCTTGTTGAAAGATACTCCAGAAAGTGTTGGGTTACCACCGCTAAAGGAATATTATAAGATGAATTTAATTGGTGAAAAACGTCAGCAACAAAACAAAGGTGTTGATGAAAGCACAAAATCATGAAGTTATTTTTTTGTGAAATATATTTTAAAAAATAAATTTGTTTGGTTTTTAGCAATTTCCAATTTATTAATTTATACATTGCGAATGGGCTTAAGTGACTGATCATTAATGTTTTTAAAAGATGTCCATAATTACGATATGAAAAAAGAGGGTAAGTGAATTTACTCCATGTTTGATTGGGGTGGTTTGGCTTTTACTTTAATTATTGGTTTATTGGCGAATAAATATTTAAAACATTTCGTGCCTTTAACAATTGGTGTGATTAGTATTGCCACTTTAGCTTTAGTTGGGATTTGATTAACTGGAGGCCTTAAGTCAATAGCGCCGTTAGTTTGTTTTATGTTGCTTGCAGGGTTTATTTTCATCCCTCAATGCTTCTTACCAATTATGGTAAGTGAGTTTTCCCATCATAAAGTTGTCTCCACCGCCGGAGGAGTTTTAGGAATTGCTGGTTATTTGGGAGATGCCTTAATGTCAAAAGTAATCATTGGTTTCGGTTTAATTAATGTTAGTTGAAATGCCGTTTTCATTTTTTTAATTGCTTGTGGTTGCTTAGGAGCAGTTATTCTTGTACCAATGATGAAAGAACAAGTTTCTCAATAA
- a CDS encoding ABC transporter permease subunit, translated as MINKKFLVSQLKNLMFVILIIGILMGLVSLLGLSSLSFSGYNRIEKSGSTVSTHLVPGGADLLKYGFFYTSAPILIVVYSLVSVINLFLKENSKGYLESWLTTTMSRATIYWTKFLAYVLGYLIIMFFTFIIQMIFYGALLTDFKLGIGRLLLTELALFLFLFMIIILIWFGATAFNRTSTTVIVVLTLFFFFIVMWVISEIGSLTNNQIMINFKYATIFSLFNDCLIFQEGGEIVNKNPGLIYEYGKLLPIQKMAFVWQLPTMLVIAITFTIPGLYIYKNRSFYI; from the coding sequence ATGATAAATAAAAAATTCCTCGTTTCGCAATTGAAGAATTTAATGTTTGTGATTTTAATTATTGGCATTCTTATGGGACTTGTTAGTTTGCTAGGTTTGTCAAGTTTGAGTTTTTCTGGCTATAACAGAATCGAAAAAAGTGGGAGTACCGTGAGCACCCATTTGGTTCCTGGCGGAGCAGATTTATTAAAATATGGTTTCTTTTACACAAGTGCGCCGATTTTAATTGTTGTTTATAGTTTGGTGAGCGTTATTAATTTATTTCTTAAAGAAAATTCTAAGGGTTATTTAGAATCATGACTTACGACAACAATGTCGCGTGCCACAATTTATTGAACTAAATTCTTAGCTTATGTTTTAGGTTATTTAATTATCATGTTTTTTACATTTATTATTCAAATGATTTTTTACGGAGCCCTGCTCACTGACTTTAAGTTAGGAATTGGTCGTTTGTTATTAACCGAGCTCGCCCTATTCCTCTTTTTATTCATGATTATAATTTTGATTTGGTTTGGCGCCACTGCTTTTAACCGGACCTCAACAACAGTTATAGTGGTCCTCACTTTATTCTTTTTCTTCATCGTGATGTGGGTTATTAGTGAGATTGGCTCACTTACCAATAATCAAATAATGATTAATTTTAAATATGCAACGATTTTCTCTCTTTTTAACGATTGCTTAATTTTTCAAGAAGGTGGAGAGATTGTTAATAAGAATCCAGGACTTATTTATGAATATGGCAAACTTTTGCCAATCCAGAAAATGGCTTTTGTTTGACAACTACCGACCATGCTAGTGATAGCGATTACTTTTACTATTCCTGGTCTTTATATTTATAAAAACCGTAGTTTTTATATTTAA
- a CDS encoding nucleoside 2-deoxyribosyltransferase, producing the protein MSNQKTTIYNAGSMFTEAQWNTRKLEGEALRKLFPDFEVLNPVDFDTNQAVRPTNLDIFEKDYEGLSKSKYVIIEIDGWDSGTHMEYGLMFEQALHNSNKYLFCVMSDFRVPQGLLKGEIPGFGINEMISGSFFYPPLNQGEVPQLIVCSSHAKAREAIKAIEDGQTQDYCQRFDKKFLYTRDDMYHGFEKNDDRKKA; encoded by the coding sequence ATGTCAAACCAAAAAACCACAATTTATAATGCCGGAAGTATGTTTACTGAAGCCCAATGAAATACTCGTAAATTAGAAGGCGAAGCCCTTCGTAAACTTTTCCCTGATTTTGAAGTTTTAAACCCTGTTGATTTTGATACTAACCAAGCCGTTAGACCAACCAACCTTGATATTTTTGAAAAGGATTACGAAGGTCTTTCAAAATCAAAATATGTCATTATTGAAATCGATGGTTGAGATTCTGGTACCCATATGGAATATGGATTAATGTTTGAACAAGCTTTGCATAATTCAAATAAATACCTTTTCTGTGTAATGTCGGATTTCCGTGTTCCTCAAGGACTTTTAAAAGGCGAAATTCCAGGCTTTGGAATTAACGAAATGATTAGTGGTTCATTCTTTTATCCACCACTTAACCAAGGTGAAGTACCCCAATTAATTGTTTGTTCTTCACATGCTAAAGCTCGCGAAGCCATTAAAGCCATTGAAGATGGTCAAACTCAAGATTACTGTCAACGTTTTGATAAAAAATTCCTTTATACTCGTGACGATATGTACCATGGTTTTGAAAAAAACGACGACCGCAAAAAGGCTTAG
- the gyrB gene encoding DNA topoisomerase (ATP-hydrolyzing) subunit B, translating to MSENYGSDSIKVLKGLEAVRKRPGMYIGSTSKAGLHHLVWEILDNSIDEAMAGYANRIVVTITKDGEVVVEDNGRGIPVGVQHDTGRSALELVFTQLHAGGKFDSDSYKISGGLHGVGASVVNALSEYVDVLVKREGKVYHQVFSHGGTKQSALEVIDTTNETGTVVRFKPDPTIFQETVIFDYITIKNKVKQLAYLNKGIEITLIDYRIDKTITYHFPNGILDYVREENANKQPINPNIFYVDGKYDGVEVEVALQYNADYNDNLITFVNNINTHEGGTHEDGIRQALVRTINRYAEKVAKNGAKSAQKFGWDDIKEGMIGILSIRHSDPSFEGQTKTKLSNLNAKKAVDNVVGDAFEEFLMKSPLDAKAILDKNSTAQKARLAAQRAREETRRKGALDTFSLPGKLADCETKDPTIAELYLVEGDSAGGSAKTGRNRFFQAILPLRGKVLNVEKVQEARAFSNNEIKSIVTAVGCGIKEDVNVCKLRYNKIVIMTDADVDGAHIRTLLLTFFYRYMKDLVRHGHIYIAQPPLYKIEAGKKVAYAYSDQQLEDFKNGDYKNLRYTIQRYKGLGEMDPLQLWETTMNPEFRTMLQVTLEDAAIANEVFSNLMGEDPELRRDFIQENASFVENIDY from the coding sequence ATGTCCGAAAATTATGGATCAGATTCGATTAAGGTATTAAAGGGATTAGAAGCGGTTCGAAAAAGACCCGGAATGTATATTGGTTCAACATCTAAAGCAGGTTTACACCATTTAGTGTGAGAGATTTTAGATAATTCCATTGATGAGGCCATGGCCGGTTATGCTAATCGTATCGTAGTTACAATCACCAAAGATGGTGAAGTGGTAGTTGAAGATAATGGTCGTGGTATTCCGGTTGGAGTACAACACGATACTGGTCGCTCTGCTTTAGAATTAGTTTTCACTCAACTCCATGCTGGAGGAAAATTTGACTCTGATTCTTATAAAATATCTGGTGGTCTTCATGGTGTAGGAGCCTCGGTTGTCAATGCCCTAAGTGAATATGTTGATGTTCTTGTAAAACGTGAAGGAAAAGTTTACCACCAAGTCTTTAGTCATGGTGGAACTAAACAAAGTGCCTTAGAAGTGATCGATACAACAAACGAAACAGGAACTGTTGTACGCTTTAAACCCGATCCAACTATTTTTCAAGAAACCGTTATTTTTGACTACATCACTATCAAAAACAAAGTGAAACAATTAGCTTATTTAAATAAAGGTATTGAAATCACCCTTATTGATTATCGTATTGATAAAACCATAACCTACCACTTTCCTAACGGAATCCTTGATTATGTTCGTGAAGAAAATGCCAACAAACAACCAATTAATCCCAATATTTTCTATGTTGATGGAAAATATGACGGTGTTGAAGTGGAAGTGGCTCTTCAATATAATGCCGATTATAACGACAACTTAATCACCTTTGTTAATAACATTAATACTCACGAAGGGGGAACTCATGAAGATGGAATTCGTCAAGCCCTAGTTCGAACAATTAATCGTTATGCCGAAAAAGTGGCCAAAAATGGTGCTAAAAGTGCCCAAAAATTTGGTTGAGATGATATCAAAGAAGGAATGATTGGAATTCTATCAATTCGTCATAGCGATCCCTCTTTTGAAGGCCAAACAAAAACAAAATTAAGTAATCTTAATGCCAAAAAAGCAGTTGATAATGTTGTCGGTGATGCTTTTGAAGAATTTTTAATGAAATCACCCTTAGATGCAAAAGCTATCCTTGATAAAAATAGTACGGCGCAAAAAGCTCGTTTAGCTGCCCAAAGAGCACGTGAAGAAACTCGTCGTAAGGGGGCTTTGGACACCTTTTCATTGCCTGGTAAATTAGCTGATTGTGAAACAAAAGATCCAACCATTGCTGAACTTTACTTAGTGGAAGGGGATTCGGCCGGGGGAAGTGCGAAAACAGGGCGTAACCGTTTCTTCCAAGCCATTTTACCTTTGCGAGGAAAAGTTTTAAACGTTGAAAAAGTTCAAGAAGCTCGCGCTTTTAGTAATAACGAAATTAAATCGATTGTTACTGCCGTTGGTTGTGGTATCAAAGAAGATGTTAATGTTTGCAAACTTCGTTATAACAAAATTGTAATTATGACTGATGCCGATGTTGATGGGGCCCATATTCGTACTTTATTACTAACCTTCTTTTATCGTTACATGAAGGATTTAGTGCGCCATGGACATATCTATATTGCTCAACCACCACTTTACAAAATCGAAGCGGGTAAAAAGGTAGCCTACGCCTATTCTGACCAACAACTAGAAGATTTTAAAAATGGTGATTACAAAAACTTGCGTTACACAATTCAACGCTATAAAGGGTTAGGAGAAATGGATCCCTTGCAACTTTGGGAAACAACAATGAATCCTGAGTTTAGAACCATGCTCCAAGTCACTTTAGAAGACGCCGCTATTGCTAATGAAGTCTTTTCTAATTTGATGGGGGAAGATCCTGAACTACGTCGTGATTTCATCCAAGAAAACGCTTCGTTTGTCGAAAATATCGATTATTAA